In a genomic window of Streptomyces sp. SJL17-4:
- a CDS encoding Mu transposase C-terminal domain-containing protein: MSGAGARVGVGARFRYDGETVEIVEMAATASGNEVVLKDAHGHFLRLSLRELLFSDRAAIIPDGPRPACETEDEIASVVLGQLDETARREILERAAHVRETLTGFRSGTSELPSSGEPRPEYEPSRPLLERYRSKAAELGVGERTVRRWAAAFQAGGEAGLATHGNGSAGNGRPRVDDRWAEVALEVMVEHTGESKPSRTMVIERTRARVVARFGPDVVPQPSRATAFRLLAELENRHPLFRLSAKRNRDIAARPDGPYGKLRPTRPGEYLLMDSTRLDVFALDPVTLRWVQAELSVGMDWYTRCITGIRVTPVATKAVDVSAVLYQAFRPRPAGRDWPRHAVWPEHGIPRSVLVDVDAVEGPGLASPVIVPETLVVDHGKVYVSEHLTSVCRRMGISIQPARLRTGRDKGPVERFFRTLREDLLQALPGYKGPDIQGRGERPEAEAFFYLDELEAIIREWVAVVYHHRPHAGLVDPGVPGLRLSPATMFEHGVARAGYLEVPRDPDLAFEFLQTRWRTVQHYGVEIDRRRYNGPALTKLKGVRSPYRGPVKNGWPFQVDPDDITRIYFRDPDERQWRTLHWEHAPGTEMPLSEDALAFARKLAAAKYRYPDDRLAIADLLERWNLGLGHTLAERRMALRLSREHSAIELPTTGEPPVPMLPSVRRALGQGSEAGPGRGMPLDQAESEGGDDDEADLDDFYADALDDA, from the coding sequence ATGAGTGGAGCAGGTGCTCGGGTCGGGGTGGGTGCCCGGTTTCGGTACGACGGTGAGACGGTCGAGATCGTCGAAATGGCGGCGACGGCATCGGGTAATGAGGTAGTTCTCAAGGACGCTCATGGACATTTCCTGCGGCTCTCGCTGCGAGAGCTGCTGTTCTCCGATAGAGCCGCGATCATCCCCGACGGCCCAAGGCCGGCTTGTGAAACGGAAGACGAGATCGCATCCGTCGTCCTCGGTCAGCTCGACGAGACGGCACGGCGGGAGATCCTTGAGCGTGCAGCACACGTGCGGGAGACCCTGACAGGATTCCGCTCCGGCACCTCAGAACTGCCCAGCTCCGGGGAACCGCGGCCAGAGTATGAGCCAAGCCGACCGCTGCTGGAGCGCTACAGGTCGAAGGCAGCGGAACTGGGAGTGGGCGAACGCACCGTACGGCGGTGGGCGGCGGCCTTTCAGGCAGGTGGTGAGGCTGGCCTGGCGACGCACGGCAATGGGAGCGCGGGGAACGGCCGACCTCGAGTCGACGACCGCTGGGCGGAGGTGGCTCTGGAGGTGATGGTTGAGCACACTGGGGAGTCGAAGCCTTCGCGCACCATGGTGATCGAGCGGACGAGGGCCCGGGTGGTTGCGCGGTTCGGCCCGGATGTGGTGCCGCAGCCGAGTCGGGCGACGGCCTTTCGGTTGCTGGCTGAGCTGGAGAACCGGCACCCCCTGTTCCGGTTGAGTGCGAAGCGGAACCGGGACATCGCTGCTCGGCCGGATGGTCCGTACGGGAAGCTGCGGCCGACTCGTCCGGGTGAGTACCTGCTGATGGACTCGACCCGTCTGGACGTGTTCGCTCTCGACCCGGTCACGCTGCGCTGGGTGCAGGCGGAGCTCAGTGTGGGGATGGACTGGTACACGCGGTGCATTACGGGGATCCGGGTGACGCCGGTTGCGACGAAGGCGGTCGACGTCAGCGCGGTTCTCTACCAGGCGTTCCGTCCGAGGCCCGCGGGCCGGGACTGGCCGCGGCACGCCGTGTGGCCGGAGCACGGGATCCCGCGGTCGGTGCTGGTGGACGTCGACGCCGTGGAAGGACCGGGGCTCGCGAGCCCGGTGATCGTGCCGGAGACGCTGGTCGTCGACCACGGCAAGGTCTACGTCTCGGAGCATCTGACAAGCGTGTGCCGGCGGATGGGGATCTCGATCCAGCCGGCCCGGCTGCGGACGGGCCGGGACAAGGGCCCGGTCGAGCGGTTCTTCCGCACTCTGCGGGAAGACCTGTTGCAGGCCCTGCCGGGTTACAAGGGTCCGGACATCCAGGGTCGCGGCGAGAGGCCGGAGGCGGAGGCGTTCTTCTACCTGGACGAGCTGGAGGCGATCATCCGTGAGTGGGTGGCCGTGGTTTACCACCACCGGCCGCATGCGGGGCTCGTCGACCCTGGCGTGCCGGGGCTACGGCTGTCGCCGGCCACGATGTTCGAGCACGGTGTTGCCCGGGCCGGGTACCTCGAGGTGCCCCGCGATCCGGACCTGGCGTTTGAGTTCCTCCAGACGAGGTGGCGCACGGTTCAGCACTACGGGGTCGAGATCGACCGGCGCCGGTACAACGGGCCAGCCCTCACGAAGCTGAAAGGGGTGCGCAGCCCGTACCGGGGACCGGTCAAGAATGGCTGGCCGTTTCAGGTGGATCCCGACGACATCACCCGGATCTACTTCCGTGACCCGGACGAGCGTCAGTGGCGCACCCTGCATTGGGAACATGCCCCGGGCACGGAGATGCCGTTGAGCGAAGACGCACTGGCGTTCGCACGGAAGCTGGCCGCGGCGAAGTACCGCTACCCCGACGACCGGCTGGCGATCGCCGATCTGCTGGAGCGGTGGAACCTGGGGCTGGGCCATACCCTCGCTGAGCGGCGCATGGCCCTGCGGCTCTCGCGCGAGCACTCCGCCATCGAACTTCCCACCACTGGGGAGCCACCGGTGCCGATGCTTCCCTCGGTGCGCCGGGCTCTGGGCCAGGGATCGGAAGCTGGTCCGGGCCGGGGCATGCCGCTGGATCAGGCGGAGTCGGAAGGCGGCGATGACGACGAGGCGGATCTCGACGACTTCTACGCCGACGCCCTGGACGACGCATGA
- a CDS encoding long-chain fatty acid--CoA ligase, whose product MNFGRYVRRTAGHQPDAEAVVCGPARLTYAELDDHSDRLATALLALGLNRGDRVATLAGNRAELVVTEVALYKAGLARAPINARLGTAEVAHLLAESDARVLLTDAAHLDAARAAVPGTGVKTVLGYDGPNDLGPGYAETLAGTEPEPVEAECDEDDIAVLHFTSGSTGKLKAAVQTYGNRLALMRKSVMSADTRVGPGDRQILAGPVTHASGMPLMGIFFAGGCAIVLSRWDAEEFLATVQRERATHAFVVPTMVNTVLALPNARDYDLSTLRQLIYGAAPMSPARIRAAWDLFGPVLSQGYGCGETTSGVLFLSTEDHRRAIEGEDEELLLSCGRPLAEAEVAIVDDNGQPVTEGEIGEIAVRGPDVVPGYHNEPDLTAQTFRDGWFLTGDLARRRADGYVFIVDRKKDMIVSGGFNIYAVEVESVLHRHPDVYEAAVVGVPDEQWGEAVKAVVVTRDGAALTETDLIGFCAEHLARMKKPRSVDFVAALPHNPNGKIDRRAIRDRYWAGAERRVN is encoded by the coding sequence ATGAACTTCGGGCGGTACGTACGCCGGACTGCCGGCCACCAACCCGACGCCGAGGCGGTGGTCTGCGGACCCGCGCGGCTGACGTACGCGGAACTCGACGACCACAGCGACCGGCTCGCGACGGCCCTGCTCGCGCTCGGCCTGAACCGGGGAGACCGGGTCGCGACTCTCGCTGGCAACCGTGCGGAACTGGTTGTCACGGAAGTGGCCCTCTACAAGGCCGGTCTGGCCCGGGCGCCGATCAACGCCAGGCTCGGCACCGCCGAGGTGGCCCACCTGCTCGCGGAGTCCGACGCGCGGGTGTTGCTGACGGACGCCGCCCACCTGGACGCCGCCCGCGCCGCGGTGCCCGGTACGGGGGTCAAGACGGTCCTCGGCTACGACGGCCCCAACGATCTCGGCCCGGGCTATGCCGAGACCCTGGCGGGCACCGAGCCGGAACCTGTCGAGGCGGAGTGCGACGAGGACGACATCGCCGTACTGCACTTCACCTCGGGCTCCACCGGCAAGCTCAAGGCGGCGGTCCAGACCTACGGCAACCGGCTCGCCCTGATGCGCAAGTCCGTGATGAGCGCGGACACCCGGGTGGGTCCCGGTGACCGGCAGATCCTGGCCGGACCGGTCACCCACGCCTCGGGCATGCCGCTGATGGGCATCTTCTTCGCCGGCGGCTGCGCGATAGTGCTGTCCCGATGGGACGCCGAGGAGTTCCTCGCCACCGTCCAGCGCGAGCGCGCCACCCATGCCTTCGTCGTGCCGACGATGGTCAACACCGTGCTCGCGCTGCCGAACGCCCGCGACTATGACCTCTCCACACTGCGCCAGCTGATCTACGGCGCCGCGCCGATGTCACCGGCCCGGATCAGGGCCGCCTGGGACCTCTTCGGCCCGGTCCTCTCCCAGGGATACGGGTGCGGCGAGACCACTTCCGGCGTGCTCTTCCTCTCCACGGAGGACCACCGGCGGGCGATCGAGGGCGAGGACGAGGAGCTGCTGTTGTCCTGCGGCCGTCCGCTCGCCGAGGCCGAGGTCGCCATCGTCGACGACAACGGACAGCCCGTCACCGAGGGAGAGATCGGAGAGATCGCCGTCCGCGGCCCCGACGTCGTCCCCGGCTACCACAACGAACCCGACCTCACGGCGCAGACTTTCCGGGACGGCTGGTTCCTCACCGGCGACCTGGCCCGCCGTCGCGCGGACGGCTACGTCTTCATCGTCGACCGCAAGAAGGACATGATCGTCTCCGGAGGGTTCAACATCTACGCCGTCGAGGTCGAGTCCGTCCTGCACCGGCACCCCGACGTCTACGAGGCGGCCGTCGTCGGCGTCCCGGACGAGCAGTGGGGCGAGGCCGTCAAGGCGGTCGTCGTGACGCGTGACGGCGCCGCCCTCACCGAGACCGACCTCATCGGCTTCTGCGCCGAGCACCTGGCCCGCATGAAGAAGCCCCGCTCGGTCGACTTCGTGGCCGCCCTGCCCCACAACCCCAACGGCAAGATCGACCGCCGCGCCATCCGCGACCGCTACTGGGCGGGCGCCGAGCGCCGCGTCAACTGA
- a CDS encoding MerR family transcriptional regulator: MDDKHMQIGEVAARTELSLRTIRHYEETGLVIPSARSQGGFRLYTETDVARLMVIRRMKPLGFTLDQMRDLLDATDRLDAETGLDTSEREVLLERVRTYRQAADEQVEKLRVQLARAEDFAATLGARLERNAPTTRA; this comes from the coding sequence GTGGACGACAAGCACATGCAGATCGGCGAGGTCGCCGCGAGGACCGAGCTGTCCCTGCGCACCATCCGGCACTACGAGGAGACCGGCCTCGTCATCCCCTCCGCCCGCTCACAGGGCGGCTTCCGCCTCTACACCGAGACCGACGTCGCCCGCCTCATGGTCATCCGCCGCATGAAGCCGCTCGGCTTCACCCTGGACCAGATGCGCGACCTGCTCGACGCCACCGACCGCCTCGACGCGGAGACCGGCCTCGACACCAGCGAGCGCGAGGTGCTGCTGGAGCGGGTGCGGACCTACCGGCAGGCCGCCGACGAACAGGTGGAGAAGCTGCGCGTCCAGCTGGCACGCGCCGAGGACTTCGCCGCCACCCTGGGCGCCCGCCTGGAGCGGAACGCTCCGACCACCCGAGCCTAG
- a CDS encoding TnsA-like heteromeric transposase endonuclease subunit: MPLCRLQAAAPWRTFRWYRGQRHYSGTHWSSTVRDHVIYESRLELARLLYADFDVDVRHIVAQPFLLKSVVDGKIQKHVPDFLLMTRHGAVIVDVKPHSRRDDPAFRLTSGWTRELVEARGWRYELWSEPPAAELANLRFLAGFRRAWLFNSHLLKALASAPLDGMPLGQTARLLPDFPRPQVKAGIFHLLWTNHLLTDLLTPLGPTHTLRRPT, from the coding sequence GTGCCTCTTTGTCGGCTGCAGGCGGCTGCACCGTGGAGAACCTTCCGCTGGTACCGGGGGCAGAGGCATTACTCGGGTACCCACTGGTCCTCGACGGTGCGAGATCACGTGATCTACGAATCACGCCTCGAACTCGCCCGGCTTCTATACGCCGACTTCGATGTCGATGTCCGGCACATCGTGGCCCAGCCGTTCCTGCTGAAGTCGGTGGTGGACGGCAAGATCCAGAAGCATGTGCCGGACTTCCTGCTGATGACCAGGCATGGCGCGGTGATCGTTGACGTGAAGCCGCACAGTCGGCGAGACGATCCGGCCTTCCGACTGACCAGCGGCTGGACGCGAGAGCTGGTCGAAGCCCGCGGTTGGCGCTATGAGCTCTGGAGTGAGCCACCGGCCGCTGAGCTGGCGAACCTCCGCTTCCTGGCAGGCTTTCGGAGAGCCTGGCTGTTCAACTCCCACCTCCTCAAGGCCCTCGCGAGCGCACCGCTGGACGGCATGCCGCTTGGACAGACAGCACGCCTCCTTCCCGACTTCCCCAGACCCCAGGTGAAGGCGGGCATCTTCCACTTGCTGTGGACCAACCACCTACTCACCGACCTCCTGACACCCCTCGGGCCGACGCATACCTTGAGGAGACCAACATGA
- a CDS encoding acyl-CoA dehydrogenase family protein, which translates to MPFTLEPSYNDNPRLQDLVVRLRSYLRDELVPYEREHGITAETKLDRTMLEHVWKRSAELGFYGISLPPELGGQGLSFYELCALKEELTASGAALSHSVLGDMGGPLRVGAIVKYATEEQRERYLMPVVRGERACCFSITEEDAGSDVRRMTTTATPDGDSYVLNGKKVFSSAAPFADFAIVVARMAGTEEAYSAFLVDLDTPGCTVLDGEVPMSGQQMEGDLLFEDCRIPAANLLGEIGQGLRIGIGRITLNRLLHCPSLIGAARRAWDLSVQYAMNRVVFGQPLLAHQAIHHKIAEMATEIYAARAMVMTTAAKADRGDNVSVEANMCKLFTSEACFRVADQAVQIHGKAGLTRGNEVEQIFRSLRMFRIVTGTTEIHKNAIAKGLI; encoded by the coding sequence ATGCCCTTCACCCTCGAACCCTCCTACAACGACAACCCGCGCCTCCAGGACCTGGTCGTACGCCTGCGCTCCTACCTTCGTGACGAACTCGTCCCGTACGAGCGCGAGCACGGCATCACCGCGGAGACCAAGCTCGACCGCACCATGCTCGAGCACGTCTGGAAGCGCAGCGCGGAGCTCGGCTTCTACGGCATCAGCCTGCCGCCGGAGCTGGGCGGTCAGGGCTTGAGCTTCTACGAACTGTGCGCCCTCAAGGAGGAGCTGACCGCCTCCGGTGCCGCTCTCTCCCACTCGGTGCTCGGCGACATGGGCGGCCCCCTGCGGGTCGGCGCGATCGTGAAGTACGCCACCGAGGAGCAGCGGGAGCGCTACCTGATGCCCGTGGTCCGGGGCGAGCGGGCGTGCTGTTTCTCCATCACGGAGGAGGACGCGGGCTCCGACGTGCGCCGCATGACGACGACCGCCACCCCGGACGGAGACAGCTACGTCCTCAACGGCAAGAAGGTGTTCAGCTCCGCGGCTCCCTTCGCGGACTTCGCGATCGTCGTGGCCCGCATGGCCGGCACCGAGGAGGCCTACAGCGCGTTCCTCGTCGACCTGGACACCCCCGGCTGCACGGTCCTCGACGGCGAAGTGCCCATGTCCGGACAGCAGATGGAGGGCGACCTCCTCTTCGAGGACTGCCGGATCCCCGCCGCGAACCTCCTTGGCGAGATCGGCCAGGGCCTGCGCATCGGCATCGGCCGCATCACCCTCAACCGCCTGCTGCACTGCCCGTCCCTGATCGGCGCCGCCCGCCGCGCCTGGGACCTGTCGGTGCAGTACGCGATGAACCGCGTCGTCTTCGGCCAGCCGCTCCTCGCCCATCAGGCCATCCACCACAAGATCGCCGAGATGGCCACCGAGATCTACGCCGCCCGCGCGATGGTGATGACCACCGCCGCGAAGGCCGACCGGGGCGACAACGTCTCCGTCGAGGCCAACATGTGCAAGCTGTTCACCTCCGAGGCGTGCTTCCGCGTCGCCGACCAGGCCGTCCAGATCCACGGCAAGGCCGGGCTGACCCGCGGCAACGAGGTCGAGCAGATCTTCCGCAGCCTGCGGATGTTCCGGATCGTCACCGGAACCACCGAGATCCACAAGAACGCCATCGCCAAGGGCCTGATCTGA
- a CDS encoding TniQ family protein, which produces MSPARRTLPIRYAPYPGEALDSWLEAFAARLSCPFTDVLGALGLPNRDPAVAAPVLPRWTTVATPDELSVITEVTGVAADVLTAMTLQPYDGHAVVIVPGQRRVHRQALWGRAGSRYCPTCLEETGGRWQLTWRLGWSFACTRHHVLLADRCPACLRTPRLRSHPRREVPRPGLCSSAALAGGPRPRRCHHPLTDTPVTALTPGGALEETQRLIDTALAATDRMVHWPLYGPGGVSLLTALRDVKSLGALVLNHATPTDLHPVAPGEVLERMEHYRTNPLSARSQRHPNTQRSDVHSYQAPDDAAATAVATTAALRILCAADIPAAADAARWLTERVAASGRPLYPAGVVSVGGTLSPVLEASLRCSRESQIMPVYRLRHRTAAHSTRPPANHDARADMLPSALWPEWALRLSPRHSNGRPAAKRTDELLSVACLLVGNTTSIPAAIRLTGTTVTSHNVSTLIADLTRRTDCADVLHALILLADHLDQHGTAIDYARRRALFTKHARFIDPRCWNDLQRRLRSTGAPNVAHAQRWIFHTLTGSPPHLAHPDLAPAAGAQRQQYQRFRWRILPAEADLLTHTAQELLDEHGIGEPLQWTPRLPARALRHLALPGPDPDSITIAQLHQAVPGGDFSIAQLARTLNTTTAHVICLLSQHPVDWSPPRFRRTQHTATRLEQWRTWYEQDHLSLQAIAEREGTSLATVRLAFLKNGVPLRPAGSYPGRPRRK; this is translated from the coding sequence GTGAGCCCGGCACGGCGAACCTTGCCAATCCGGTACGCCCCGTATCCGGGCGAGGCTTTGGATTCCTGGCTGGAGGCATTCGCCGCCCGGCTGAGCTGCCCCTTCACCGACGTGCTCGGCGCACTCGGACTCCCGAACCGTGACCCGGCCGTGGCCGCCCCGGTCCTGCCCCGCTGGACGACCGTGGCCACTCCCGACGAGCTGTCCGTCATCACCGAAGTCACCGGAGTCGCCGCCGATGTTCTCACGGCCATGACCCTGCAACCGTACGACGGCCACGCCGTGGTGATCGTGCCCGGACAGCGCCGCGTGCACCGGCAGGCCCTATGGGGACGGGCAGGGTCCCGGTACTGCCCCACCTGCCTGGAGGAAACCGGTGGCCGCTGGCAGCTGACCTGGCGACTGGGCTGGTCCTTCGCCTGCACCCGTCACCACGTCCTGCTCGCCGACCGCTGTCCGGCCTGTCTACGCACCCCCCGACTGCGCTCCCACCCCCGCCGGGAAGTGCCCCGCCCCGGCCTGTGTTCCAGCGCGGCCCTGGCCGGCGGCCCACGCCCACGACGCTGCCACCACCCCCTGACCGACACCCCGGTCACCGCCCTCACGCCCGGCGGAGCCCTGGAGGAGACCCAGCGCCTGATCGACACCGCACTCGCAGCCACGGACCGGATGGTGCACTGGCCCTTGTACGGACCCGGTGGCGTGTCACTGCTTACAGCGCTGCGAGACGTGAAAAGCCTGGGAGCCCTGGTCCTCAATCACGCGACGCCCACCGACCTACACCCTGTGGCTCCGGGCGAAGTCCTCGAACGCATGGAGCACTACCGGACCAACCCGCTGTCGGCACGCTCCCAGCGGCACCCGAACACCCAGCGCAGCGACGTGCACAGCTATCAAGCGCCCGACGACGCCGCGGCAACCGCAGTGGCGACCACGGCGGCGCTTCGAATCCTGTGCGCCGCGGACATCCCCGCAGCAGCCGACGCCGCACGATGGCTGACCGAGCGGGTGGCCGCCTCCGGCCGCCCCCTCTATCCCGCCGGCGTCGTCTCCGTCGGAGGGACGCTCTCACCCGTCCTCGAAGCGTCCCTGCGCTGCAGCCGGGAGTCACAGATCATGCCGGTCTACCGGCTGCGCCACCGCACCGCTGCCCACTCCACCAGGCCCCCGGCCAACCACGACGCCAGGGCGGACATGCTGCCATCAGCCCTGTGGCCCGAGTGGGCGCTGCGCCTTTCACCGCGCCATTCCAACGGCAGACCCGCAGCAAAGCGCACGGACGAGCTCCTGTCCGTGGCCTGTCTCCTCGTCGGCAACACCACCTCGATCCCGGCCGCCATCCGGCTGACTGGCACCACGGTAACCAGCCACAACGTCTCCACACTCATCGCCGACCTCACCCGCCGCACCGACTGCGCCGACGTCCTGCACGCCTTGATCCTCCTGGCCGACCACCTCGACCAGCACGGCACCGCCATCGACTACGCACGCCGGCGCGCCCTGTTCACCAAACATGCCCGCTTCATCGACCCCCGCTGCTGGAACGATCTACAGCGCCGCCTACGCTCGACCGGCGCCCCCAACGTCGCACACGCCCAGCGCTGGATCTTCCACACCCTGACGGGCTCGCCGCCACACCTCGCCCACCCGGACTTGGCGCCGGCCGCCGGAGCGCAGCGCCAGCAGTACCAGCGCTTCCGCTGGAGGATCCTTCCCGCCGAAGCCGACCTGCTCACCCACACCGCGCAAGAACTCCTCGACGAGCACGGCATCGGCGAACCCCTCCAGTGGACGCCCCGTCTCCCCGCCCGCGCCCTGCGCCACCTCGCTCTCCCCGGACCCGACCCGGACAGCATCACCATCGCCCAGCTTCACCAGGCAGTGCCTGGCGGGGATTTCTCCATTGCCCAGCTCGCGCGCACGCTGAACACCACCACGGCCCACGTCATCTGCCTGCTGTCCCAGCACCCCGTCGACTGGAGCCCGCCCCGATTCCGCCGTACCCAGCACACCGCCACCCGCCTGGAACAGTGGCGCACCTGGTACGAACAGGACCACCTCTCGCTCCAGGCCATCGCCGAACGTGAAGGAACCAGCCTCGCCACTGTGCGTCTCGCCTTCCTCAAAAACGGGGTCCCGCTGCGCCCCGCCGGGTCATATCCGGGGCGCCCTCGGCGGAAGTGA
- a CDS encoding TniB family NTP-binding protein, producing the protein MNGRPSLAGATLSRKEDFKAFADAPRRRQPDLLTPSQLTALSKSARAEYDRDRREWHANLGPLRTPQLTSLHEDLWDIVDSNQQDGDKAKGAVAVDAFPGLGKTTAVLAFAQDFHRREIAEHGAFTAQGHERWPVCRVGLTGNTGMKDLNRAMLEFFGHPGRQTSTAAQLGLQALDCVLSCEVRLLILDDLHFLKWRRTSGIEVSNHLKWIANEFPVTLLKVGVGLADKGLFSEGEALGETVLAQTGRRTTRLDMPPFTIDTEQGRRQWRQLLLALEQRIVLTRAYPGMLADDLPDYLFTRSTGHIGSLMTLINRGCQRAQRTGAEHLTRDLLDQVRNDEAAEQARRELEYAFRAGKATSRPHGVRTAG; encoded by the coding sequence ATGAACGGCCGACCGTCGCTGGCGGGCGCGACGTTGTCCCGCAAGGAGGACTTCAAGGCGTTCGCGGACGCTCCACGCCGGCGTCAGCCGGACCTGCTCACACCAAGCCAGCTGACCGCGCTCAGTAAGTCGGCACGGGCGGAGTACGACCGCGACCGGCGCGAGTGGCACGCCAACCTGGGGCCGCTCCGCACCCCGCAGCTGACCTCCCTGCACGAGGACCTGTGGGACATCGTCGACAGCAACCAGCAGGACGGCGACAAGGCCAAAGGCGCCGTGGCCGTCGACGCCTTCCCTGGACTGGGCAAGACCACCGCGGTGCTCGCCTTCGCACAGGACTTTCACCGCCGCGAGATCGCCGAACACGGCGCGTTCACCGCCCAGGGGCATGAACGGTGGCCGGTGTGCCGGGTGGGCCTGACCGGCAACACCGGCATGAAGGACCTGAACCGGGCGATGCTGGAGTTCTTCGGCCACCCCGGACGCCAGACGTCCACCGCCGCCCAGCTCGGGCTCCAGGCACTGGACTGCGTGCTGTCCTGCGAGGTCCGCCTGCTGATCCTGGACGACCTACACTTCCTGAAATGGCGCCGGACCAGCGGCATCGAGGTCAGCAACCACCTGAAGTGGATCGCCAACGAGTTCCCCGTCACCCTCCTCAAGGTCGGCGTCGGGCTGGCGGACAAGGGCCTGTTCAGCGAGGGCGAGGCCCTCGGCGAGACCGTGCTGGCCCAGACCGGGCGGCGCACCACCCGTCTGGACATGCCGCCCTTCACCATCGACACCGAGCAGGGCCGCCGCCAGTGGCGTCAGCTGCTGCTCGCCCTGGAACAGCGCATCGTCCTGACGCGGGCCTATCCAGGCATGCTCGCCGACGACCTGCCCGACTACCTCTTCACCCGGAGCACCGGGCACATCGGGTCCCTGATGACGCTGATCAACCGCGGCTGCCAACGCGCCCAGCGCACCGGCGCCGAACACCTCACCAGAGACCTCCTCGACCAGGTCCGCAACGACGAGGCCGCCGAACAGGCCCGCCGCGAACTCGAATACGCCTTCCGCGCGGGGAAGGCCACCAGCCGTCCCCACGGCGTTCGGACCGCCGGGTGA
- a CDS encoding MFS transporter, whose translation MTPPTATAQSRHIAAPEPDRRRAWLIMAMIVAFMVINFADKSVLGLAAVPIMEELDLSNSTYGLISSSFSFLFSVSGLLVGFLSTRISSRVLLFVMTMVWAVAQLPVLVVATVPTLMAGRILLGAAEGPAASMSMHALYKWFPPERRALPSALQIGGAALGTLIAAPLVTWLIDGFGWRSAYAVLAVVSACWALLWWRVGHDGPYDHKHTTTGAGGLRLPYRKILLTGTVLGSIASAFGAAWALSLSHAWLPAYFRTQMDMSAAASATAISIMSGFGLVLLLAVSPFVDALKSRGVSSRWSSGAAQSIAVCVAGCAMAAFPFVDASGPRLVLIALAFGGTAIAIPLHYMTTAEVVPPSQRGAVFGIVAGIGTLPGLVAPFLTGHLIDTASTPAAGYTTAFLVAGAVMLAAGTCALTAIRPERDARRLGLDARPQP comes from the coding sequence ATGACACCCCCTACCGCCACCGCGCAGTCCCGGCACATCGCCGCCCCGGAACCCGACCGCCGCAGAGCCTGGCTGATCATGGCGATGATCGTGGCCTTCATGGTCATCAACTTCGCCGACAAGTCGGTCCTCGGCCTCGCCGCCGTCCCGATCATGGAGGAACTCGACCTCAGCAACAGCACCTACGGCCTCATATCCAGCTCCTTCTCCTTCCTGTTCAGCGTCTCGGGACTCCTCGTCGGATTCCTCTCCACCCGGATCTCCAGCCGAGTCCTGCTGTTCGTCATGACCATGGTGTGGGCCGTGGCCCAGCTCCCGGTCCTCGTCGTGGCCACAGTCCCGACCCTGATGGCCGGCCGCATTCTCCTCGGCGCCGCCGAAGGACCGGCGGCATCCATGTCGATGCACGCCCTCTACAAGTGGTTCCCGCCGGAACGCCGCGCCCTGCCCTCGGCCCTCCAGATCGGCGGCGCGGCCCTGGGCACGCTGATCGCGGCACCCCTGGTCACCTGGCTGATCGACGGCTTCGGCTGGCGCTCGGCCTACGCCGTCCTCGCGGTCGTCAGCGCCTGCTGGGCGCTGCTGTGGTGGCGCGTGGGCCACGACGGACCGTATGACCACAAGCACACGACCACTGGAGCCGGCGGGCTTCGGCTGCCGTACCGCAAGATCCTGCTGACCGGCACCGTGCTCGGCAGCATCGCCAGCGCCTTCGGAGCGGCGTGGGCCCTGTCCCTCAGCCACGCCTGGCTGCCCGCCTACTTCAGGACGCAGATGGACATGTCGGCGGCGGCCTCCGCGACGGCCATCAGCATCATGTCCGGCTTCGGACTGGTGCTGCTGCTTGCCGTCTCGCCGTTCGTGGACGCGCTGAAATCCCGTGGCGTGAGCAGCCGTTGGTCCAGCGGGGCGGCACAAAGCATCGCCGTGTGCGTGGCGGGGTGCGCGATGGCAGCGTTCCCGTTCGTCGACGCGTCCGGCCCCCGGCTGGTGCTGATCGCGCTGGCCTTCGGCGGCACCGCCATCGCCATCCCCCTCCACTACATGACGACCGCAGAAGTCGTCCCTCCCTCCCAGCGTGGAGCCGTCTTCGGCATCGTCGCCGGCATCGGCACCCTGCCGGGCCTCGTGGCACCGTTCCTGACCGGCCACCTCATCGACACGGCCAGCACCCCGGCCGCCGGCTACACCACCGCCTTCCTCGTCGCTGGCGCAGTGATGCTCGCGGCCGGTACCTGCGCCCTCACGGCCATCCGCCCCGAGCGGGACGCACGACGATTGGGGCTCGACGCCAGGCCCCAGCCCTGA